ACACAGTTGTAGtttgctttattttttcatCGTAATTATTACCAGTCTGAAATGTCTCTGGGTTTTAATGTTTCTCCAGGGATCTTGGGAACTCAAAGTTATCTGGTCATTTGGTACCTGAGCTCGGAAAGCTTGAACATCTACAGTATCTGTGAGTAATTATTTGAAATCTTGAATTGACTTGCCATTTATACTTTTATAGTCAATAACTTTATTTGTTTATAAGGAGTCATATCCATGAGGTAATTGTTTGTTTGCTTCAGGGAgctttacaaaaataatattcaggGAACCATCCCTAAGGAGCTCGGTAACTTGAAGAGCCTTATTAGTCTGGATCTGTACAACAACAATATTTCGGGGACAATTCCTACTTCACTTGGAAACCTGAAAAACCTTGTTTTCTTGTAAGTTCTCCTTTGTGATGTTTCCCTATTTGGTTCCAGTCATGTGTATGTTTTACATAAGAGGGGGACGAAAAAGAAAGCAAATATTCTGTTACTTGCACTACTCACAGAGTTCCCTTTTCTTCTTTGACCTTAATATTCAGTATCACTTGCTTGTAGTGAATGGGTTATAGCATAATACTCTTATGTTGATTGAAAGTTTCTTATCTGATCTATCAGGCGTCTAAATGATAACAAGCTAACAGGACCAATCCCAAGAGAACTTACTAGCATTTCTAGCCTGAAAGTTGTGTAAGTATAATTTCTTTGCTTGTGATATTATCGTGAATTCTTCTGCGGAATAGATTTTAAATTCTGCTCTCTTTCTTCCAGGGATGTCTCGAATAATGATTTGTGTGGAACAATTCCTACTTCTGGTCCATTTGAGCATATTCCTCTAAACAAGTAAGATTTCCTTGTATACCCTACAAGTATCGTTGTCAGAGTTGAACTGTTAAAGTTTTGAGCAATGGTGCAAAGAGTAATCATGTCTCTGTATGCTTAATTCTATCAAGTTCacctttaaaaaaagaaaaccaaTCAAAAAAGgtattcctttttaaaaaacctAGTATCTTGATTTATCTTTATCTAAGTTAAATTTGGGCTTCATAATAGGCAAGTTATACCAGAAGCAATGACTTCTAACTTTTGTTTTAAAAGAAGAAACTTACTTGAAGAAGATTCAAATTTCTACAATAACTTGTAAATTTTGCTTTGAAATAAGACAACTATTTGGAAAGGATTTGGATATGTGACCTCTTATTTCAGATTACAGTTCATTGATAAGTAGAGAAGCCTTAAATAACAATTTAAAGAGAGTGATATACAAAAAACACCAATGAGTTCTAGATTTCGAGTTATCTCAATTAGAATTGTGGGTGGTATTAATTCAGGCTATAGACGAGATACCATTGACTCCATTTACTTCAAACCGAAAGGAAGCCAACTGTATTTGGATTTTGTTCCTCTGGATATGCTAATTATATGTGCAACATAAATCAATTGAGACGCGTCATAGTTACCTTTTCACTTTTTGTTTATTCCTTTAGCTCCTTAAATTCCCTTGTTTCGACATGTACTCATATTatattcttttgttattttggaAAGGGTgtgtatttaaataaaaaaataaagccAGACAAGCAGATAAGCAATTGTGCTTTCGAATATAGTCAAAGAGACTACGTGTTCCTGGTGGTGCACATGTGTCATATGTGGTCTTACCTGCTTAGCTTTTGCACTATGAACAAGAAATTCATCTGGGGCTAACTATTAGGACCAAACGCCTCTTAACGACTCTCCACTTAAGTACCTGGTTTAGTTTGCATGGTGCAGAGATTGATCTTTTGACACAAGTCCATCAACCTTTGCCACTTTAACCAAGTCCCGGGGGCTTGTGCTATGTATAGTCCTTACACCATATCATTCTTCTTGATTTCTCGACTCTGCAGTCATCTCTTACTGATGATTCCTTTAAAAAGATACAGTATCCTAGTTGGATGTTTCTAATAAG
The sequence above is a segment of the Solanum lycopersicum chromosome 10, SLM_r2.1 genome. Coding sequences within it:
- the LRP gene encoding leucine-rich repeat protein precursor, whose product is MEAVFKTQSLFLKLWGLLAVVLAVAVAVKGNSEGDALYALRRSLSDPGNVLQSWDPNLVNPCTWFHVTCNGDNQVTRVDLGNSKLSGHLVPELGKLEHLQYLELYKNNIQGTIPKELGNLKSLISLDLYNNNISGTIPTSLGNLKNLVFLRLNDNKLTGPIPRELTSISSLKVVDVSNNDLCGTIPTSGPFEHIPLNNFEHNPRLEGPELLGLATYDTNCS